One genomic region from Candidatus Caldarchaeum subterraneum encodes:
- a CDS encoding cysteine desulfurase / selenocysteine lyase produces MPSTGLDPHRIRQDFPIFQNNKNLIYLDSTATSQKPAQVVEAVAEFYKKINANVHRGVYEISVEATEAYENARKKVAEFIGARSSREIVFVRNTTEALNLTAYSLGLHRVKPGGKIVLTTMEHHSNIVPWQLIAKINRLKIEYIPFDDQGYLDLSEADRKLKDADIFSFTHASNVLGTINDAKMLCRMAHEHGALAIVDAAQSVPHMPVNVQEMGCDLLAFSGHKMLGPTGIGVLFGRRELLEEMEPFQGGGEMIKEVYLDHSLWNDVPWKFEAGTPNIAGAIGLGAAVDYLRRIGMENVREHEHRLTAKALEIMSEIRHAKVYGPENPLHRCGLVSFNLADIHPHDLATYLDKHGICVRAGHHCAMPIHTHLGISATTRASFYIYNTEEELEIFREALLQALKVFHVQ; encoded by the coding sequence ATGCCCTCGACCGGTCTCGACCCCCACCGCATCAGACAAGATTTCCCCATCTTCCAAAACAACAAAAACCTCATCTATCTCGACAGCACCGCGACAAGCCAAAAACCCGCCCAAGTAGTCGAGGCCGTGGCAGAGTTTTACAAAAAGATAAACGCCAACGTGCACCGAGGCGTTTATGAGATTAGCGTCGAGGCCACGGAGGCATATGAAAACGCGAGAAAAAAGGTGGCCGAGTTTATCGGTGCACGCAGTAGCAGAGAGATTGTTTTCGTCCGAAACACGACAGAGGCACTTAACCTCACAGCCTACAGCCTCGGGCTGCACAGGGTTAAGCCTGGGGGAAAAATTGTCCTGACCACGATGGAGCATCACAGCAACATCGTGCCTTGGCAGCTTATCGCCAAAATCAACCGCCTCAAAATAGAGTACATCCCCTTCGATGACCAAGGCTATCTCGACCTGTCTGAAGCTGACAGGAAGCTTAAGGACGCCGACATCTTCAGCTTCACCCACGCATCAAACGTTCTCGGGACAATAAACGACGCTAAAATGCTCTGCCGCATGGCCCATGAACATGGTGCTTTGGCGATAGTGGACGCGGCTCAGTCGGTTCCCCACATGCCTGTCAACGTTCAGGAGATGGGCTGCGACTTGCTGGCTTTCAGCGGACACAAGATGCTGGGCCCAACGGGCATAGGTGTTTTGTTTGGACGCCGTGAGCTGCTGGAGGAGATGGAGCCTTTTCAAGGTGGAGGCGAGATGATTAAAGAGGTTTACCTCGACCATAGTCTGTGGAATGATGTGCCGTGGAAGTTTGAGGCGGGAACACCAAACATCGCCGGCGCGATTGGGCTTGGCGCGGCTGTTGATTATCTTAGGAGAATAGGTATGGAGAATGTGCGGGAGCATGAACACCGGTTGACCGCAAAAGCATTGGAAATAATGTCCGAGATCAGGCATGCGAAGGTCTATGGCCCGGAAAACCCGCTTCACCGATGTGGACTAGTCTCCTTCAACCTCGCCGACATACATCCACACGACCTCGCAACCTACCTCGACAAACACGGTATCTGCGTAAGGGCTGGACACCACTGCGCCATGCCAATCCACACACATCTCGGAATATCCGCAACAACACGTGCAAGCTTCTACATCTACAACACAGAGGAAGAGCTTGAAATTTTCAGAGAAGCCCTTCTACAGGCTTTAAAGGTCTTCCACGTCCAATAG
- a CDS encoding threonyl-tRNA synthetase, which translates to MRILGLHVDFVEYRPVKRESTVVEEAAPEPVRIEDAYVLLTSVEPEDDERVAEAAVADAVEFMSRLKIPRLVIYPFAHLSRELARPEHAVEILALMEKIAKERGVEVHRSPFGWNKALALSVKGHPLAERSRVFSQATLQQKQVTVVEKTYMVLTPDDELLKPEEALPRLPDGLAVLVEKEALGKGLNEVSEPEHGKVLRRLGIDWEELSDSGHMHYGPEGTIIYDLISDYASKIVRELGFPVYFVKGTNLFSLESRPIREHASLFGQRMYKVEVDGRPYVMRYAACFQQFALARNWVISYRSLPFGMFEVADSYRLEQRGELVLGFRLRKMSMPDLHVFCRDIPEALQIVEKIHDKIYSEIEKLGRDYYSLYNLTSRKFFEENRGFFQKLLKREKKPVLLSFYPENSSYYWVLNIEYHIIDKFGRPREIGTVQIDVGNAERFGITYVEKDGEKKYPVILHSALIGTVERYLYAVVDTALSKTPPTLPTWLCPTQLRILPLNEKYNKRAVQLAEKITKYGIRVDVDDRPETLAKKVYEAETSWIPYVATLGPKEAKKGTLAIRIRGKKGVKQMRLKPLVKLIQKETENYPFRPLTLPIELSKRPKYNP; encoded by the coding sequence TTGAGGATTCTGGGTCTGCATGTGGATTTTGTCGAGTATCGTCCTGTGAAGAGGGAGTCGACGGTTGTGGAGGAGGCTGCGCCTGAGCCTGTGAGGATTGAGGATGCCTACGTGTTACTGACCTCTGTCGAGCCAGAGGATGATGAACGTGTTGCCGAGGCCGCTGTGGCGGATGCGGTGGAGTTTATGTCGCGTCTTAAGATTCCGAGGCTTGTTATCTATCCCTTTGCTCATCTCTCACGCGAGTTGGCGAGGCCTGAGCATGCTGTGGAGATTCTTGCTCTGATGGAGAAAATAGCAAAGGAACGTGGTGTCGAGGTCCACCGGTCTCCTTTCGGCTGGAACAAGGCTCTAGCCTTGTCGGTTAAAGGCCATCCTCTCGCGGAGCGTTCGAGAGTCTTCAGCCAAGCCACTCTGCAGCAGAAGCAGGTCACTGTTGTGGAGAAGACCTACATGGTTTTGACCCCGGATGATGAGCTTCTCAAACCCGAGGAGGCGCTGCCCCGTTTACCCGACGGCTTGGCTGTGCTGGTCGAGAAGGAGGCTCTCGGCAAAGGGTTAAACGAGGTATCGGAGCCCGAGCATGGCAAGGTTTTGAGAAGGCTTGGTATTGACTGGGAGGAGCTTTCCGACAGCGGCCACATGCACTACGGCCCCGAGGGAACAATCATCTACGACCTGATATCAGACTATGCGTCGAAAATCGTGAGAGAGCTAGGGTTCCCCGTCTACTTTGTCAAGGGCACGAATCTCTTCAGCCTCGAGAGCAGACCCATCCGCGAGCACGCAAGCCTCTTCGGGCAAAGAATGTACAAGGTTGAGGTGGACGGCAGGCCCTATGTGATGCGTTACGCGGCTTGTTTTCAGCAGTTTGCCCTGGCGCGAAACTGGGTGATCAGCTATAGGAGTCTGCCGTTTGGAATGTTCGAGGTCGCTGACAGCTACAGGCTTGAGCAAAGAGGAGAGCTTGTCCTCGGGTTCAGGCTGCGGAAAATGTCCATGCCCGACCTGCACGTCTTCTGCCGCGACATCCCAGAAGCCCTCCAGATTGTCGAGAAGATACATGACAAGATTTACAGCGAAATCGAGAAACTAGGCCGCGACTACTATTCTTTGTATAACCTTACCTCGAGAAAGTTTTTTGAAGAAAACCGAGGCTTTTTCCAGAAACTGCTCAAAAGAGAGAAGAAACCTGTTCTGCTCTCCTTCTATCCCGAAAACAGCTCATACTACTGGGTGCTGAACATCGAGTACCACATCATAGACAAGTTTGGACGACCACGTGAAATAGGCACGGTGCAGATAGACGTGGGGAACGCTGAGAGATTCGGCATCACCTACGTCGAAAAGGACGGGGAAAAGAAGTATCCAGTTATTCTGCACTCGGCTTTGATAGGCACCGTGGAAAGATACCTATACGCGGTCGTTGACACGGCTCTAAGCAAGACTCCTCCAACCCTGCCAACGTGGCTTTGCCCAACCCAGCTCCGCATACTGCCGCTCAACGAGAAATACAACAAACGCGCCGTCCAGCTTGCTGAAAAAATCACAAAATACGGCATTCGCGTGGACGTGGACGATAGACCCGAAACACTCGCCAAGAAAGTTTACGAGGCGGAGACAAGCTGGATACCCTACGTCGCAACACTCGGGCCGAAAGAGGCCAAGAAGGGGACACTGGCTATACGCATTAGAGGAAAGAAAGGAGTCAAACAGATGCGTCTTAAGCCGCTTGTAAAACTTATTCAGAAAGAGACGGAGAACTATCCATTCAGGCCTCTTACGCTGCCGATAGAGCTTTCAAAGCGGCCCAAATACAATCCGTGA
- a CDS encoding bacterioferritin: MGRQGKAIVKAPIDEVISDLLKAYADEWLAHYQYWVAAVSLKGVDADTFRPVLMEMSQHELKHAEKLAKRIIQLGGKPVLHFEKLLATSGCGYIPPPEDPANYEQLIKDILKAEACAIKFYSEMVEKYRVTDVVTHELFEELLEDEVEDEQTWEDFLAKL; encoded by the coding sequence ATGGGTAGGCAGGGTAAAGCGATAGTGAAGGCCCCTATCGACGAGGTCATATCCGACCTTCTCAAAGCCTATGCCGATGAGTGGCTTGCACATTACCAGTACTGGGTAGCCGCGGTGAGTTTGAAGGGCGTCGACGCCGACACGTTCAGGCCCGTCTTAATGGAGATGTCCCAGCACGAGCTCAAACACGCCGAGAAACTGGCTAAGAGAATAATCCAGCTGGGGGGAAAACCTGTCCTCCATTTTGAAAAACTATTGGCCACAAGCGGATGCGGCTACATCCCCCCACCCGAAGACCCCGCCAACTACGAGCAGTTGATAAAGGACATTTTGAAGGCGGAGGCATGCGCCATCAAATTCTACAGCGAAATGGTTGAGAAATATCGTGTGACCGATGTTGTAACCCATGAGCTTTTCGAGGAGCTTCTCGAGGACGAGGTTGAGGATGAGCAGACTTGGGAAGATTTTCTCGCCAAGCTCTAA
- a CDS encoding GTP-binding protein HflX, with translation MKVALVQRLDDWAEYNLDELEELCRSAGYTPVYKLVQRRPPHSKYMIGPGKVEELRRAVKSLKIEKIVTENELKPVQEYNLAKALSIPVITRTQLILETFARRAASTEAKLQIKLAELQYELSRAKEKVRLAKKGEQPGFHGLGAYEADVYYNEVFRRISTIKQKLKQIRMRKNLVRQRRLEGGLPTVALTGYTNAGKTTLFNRFSGEEHPAGPQLFTTLSTTARIVKFRGRKAYLSDTVGFIKNLPHLLVESFHSTLSEFIYADLLLLVVDISEEKSVVESKLNTCLNVLDEVGVKNVPILVVFNKIDAAADYREKIESINPEFRYVAVSAWTGQGLDTLEEAVADMMGGYIRVRAQLENGETTPSLLNEIKQFCNVLKIEYNSSGYEIECETPLQLAEKIKRLAAEFHVV, from the coding sequence TTGAAGGTTGCGCTTGTGCAGAGGCTTGACGACTGGGCAGAATACAACTTGGATGAGCTGGAGGAGTTGTGCAGGTCCGCGGGCTACACACCTGTCTATAAGCTGGTTCAACGGAGGCCGCCTCACAGCAAATATATGATTGGGCCCGGTAAGGTTGAGGAGCTGCGCCGCGCTGTCAAGTCTCTCAAAATTGAGAAAATTGTCACGGAAAATGAGCTGAAGCCTGTCCAGGAGTATAATCTCGCCAAGGCCCTCTCGATACCTGTGATTACGAGGACGCAGCTCATCCTCGAAACCTTCGCTCGACGAGCCGCCTCAACCGAGGCAAAGCTCCAGATTAAGCTGGCTGAGCTTCAGTACGAGTTGTCGAGGGCTAAGGAGAAGGTGAGGCTCGCGAAGAAGGGTGAGCAGCCTGGGTTCCACGGCCTCGGAGCATACGAGGCAGATGTCTACTACAACGAGGTTTTCAGACGAATATCAACAATCAAGCAGAAGCTTAAGCAGATTAGGATGAGGAAGAACCTTGTGAGGCAGAGAAGGTTGGAAGGAGGGCTTCCAACCGTGGCTTTAACAGGTTACACAAACGCTGGCAAAACAACGCTGTTCAACAGGTTCTCTGGGGAAGAGCATCCAGCGGGCCCCCAGCTCTTCACCACACTATCGACAACCGCGCGAATAGTGAAGTTCAGAGGCAGAAAAGCCTACTTAAGCGACACAGTAGGTTTCATCAAGAACTTACCCCATCTACTGGTTGAATCCTTCCACTCCACATTAAGCGAGTTCATCTACGCCGACCTCCTGCTACTCGTCGTCGACATCAGCGAAGAAAAGTCAGTGGTCGAGTCAAAGCTAAACACCTGTTTAAACGTGTTAGATGAAGTGGGTGTGAAAAACGTGCCGATACTGGTTGTGTTCAACAAGATAGACGCTGCAGCCGATTACCGGGAGAAGATTGAGAGCATAAACCCCGAGTTTCGCTATGTCGCCGTGTCCGCTTGGACCGGGCAGGGGCTTGACACGCTGGAGGAGGCTGTGGCGGATATGATGGGCGGCTACATACGAGTCAGAGCTCAGCTGGAGAATGGGGAAACAACTCCATCCCTGCTCAACGAGATTAAACAGTTCTGCAACGTTTTGAAAATTGAGTACAACAGCTCCGGCTATGAAATCGAGTGCGAAACACCTCTTCAGCTTGCCGAGAAGATTAAGAGGCTTGCGGCTGAGTTTCATGTCGTTTGA
- a CDS encoding RNA binding PUA domain protein produces MSFDEFLLRQVRQLAFFQFGVAGEMFIPDGCVVEVSPSTGRPRRIWLDGKCLATIRAMDGWLTLTVFGAQRLNSLLERGRNRVVVNREGAEKVAAGYDVYGGHVVEADASIVPGMEVLVVDEDYRLLGVGKAVVAGVEMTELRRGAVVKVRHKV; encoded by the coding sequence ATGTCGTTTGACGAGTTTTTGCTGCGTCAGGTAAGGCAGCTGGCGTTTTTCCAGTTTGGTGTAGCTGGTGAAATGTTCATTCCCGATGGATGCGTGGTAGAGGTTTCGCCTTCGACGGGTAGACCTCGGCGAATATGGCTCGACGGCAAATGCTTAGCAACCATCAGGGCCATGGATGGGTGGCTGACACTAACAGTTTTCGGAGCCCAGCGGTTAAACTCTCTTCTCGAGAGGGGCAGGAACAGGGTTGTGGTGAACCGCGAAGGAGCTGAAAAAGTGGCCGCGGGCTACGACGTCTACGGCGGACACGTGGTCGAAGCCGATGCATCAATTGTGCCGGGCATGGAGGTGCTTGTGGTGGACGAGGATTATCGGCTTCTCGGAGTCGGCAAAGCTGTGGTCGCTGGAGTTGAGATGACTGAGCTTCGCCGCGGAGCGGTTGTAAAAGTCAGGCATAAGGTTTAA
- a CDS encoding nascent polypeptide-associated complex subunit alpha, protein MKRLSPREMRRAQERMLKNLGLNVEEMGQAEEVVIKLGERVITLRGPLVYAVKTGGEKIFQIIGGEEVAAQEVETKPVYEPSEEDVSLVMAQTGASEEEAKKALLDSGGDLAKAILMIRSRR, encoded by the coding sequence TTGAAGAGGCTCAGTCCCCGTGAGATGAGGCGTGCTCAGGAGAGAATGTTGAAGAACCTTGGCCTCAACGTTGAGGAGATGGGGCAAGCGGAGGAGGTTGTCATCAAGCTGGGTGAACGTGTGATTACGCTGAGGGGGCCACTGGTCTACGCCGTGAAAACAGGCGGCGAGAAAATTTTTCAGATAATCGGCGGGGAGGAGGTGGCGGCGCAGGAGGTGGAGACGAAGCCTGTTTACGAGCCGTCGGAGGAAGATGTTTCGCTGGTGATGGCTCAGACAGGTGCGTCAGAGGAGGAGGCGAAGAAAGCGCTTCTCGACTCGGGAGGAGACCTAGCCAAAGCCATCCTAATGATTCGGTCAAGAAGATAA
- a CDS encoding ornithine carbamoyltransferase, with translation MPSHLLIALSFQVKIKLCSDEGVAKMRHFLEVGDLKPKEIDAIVSAALRWRKSGYPRTRPLRDKTVVLVFQKPSTRTRVSFQAAVAKLGGESMYLGWSELQLGRGESVEDTGKVLARYVDCIVARVFGHGDLVELAKNGRIPVINALSDRHHPCQALADLMTIYMYSKKPYQSKVAFVGDGNNVCVSLMQVCAAAGVDITVATPPSHRPPEEEVKKALKVAEETGASVILTDDPREAVRNADFVYTDVFVSMGQEAERNRKLADFLPTYQVNASLMSHAKPTAKFMHCMPMHLGEEVTPEVAYGPQSVIYDQAENRMHTEASLLAYLLRGMVK, from the coding sequence ATGCCTTCGCACCTGCTTATTGCCTTATCGTTTCAAGTTAAAATCAAACTTTGCAGCGATGAGGGTGTGGCGAAGATGCGGCATTTTCTGGAAGTCGGCGACCTGAAGCCCAAAGAGATAGACGCGATAGTTTCTGCTGCGCTGCGTTGGAGAAAAAGTGGATATCCTAGGACAAGGCCTCTCCGCGACAAAACCGTTGTTCTCGTGTTCCAGAAGCCTTCTACGAGGACGCGTGTATCTTTTCAGGCTGCGGTGGCGAAGCTGGGCGGCGAGTCGATGTATCTAGGATGGAGCGAGCTTCAGCTGGGGCGCGGCGAATCTGTTGAAGACACTGGCAAGGTGTTGGCGCGATACGTTGACTGCATAGTGGCGCGTGTGTTCGGCCACGGCGACTTGGTGGAGCTGGCTAAAAACGGCCGCATACCCGTAATCAACGCGCTCAGCGACAGGCATCATCCGTGTCAGGCTTTGGCCGACCTCATGACCATCTACATGTATTCGAAGAAACCGTATCAGTCGAAGGTGGCTTTCGTCGGCGACGGAAACAACGTATGCGTCTCGCTTATGCAAGTTTGTGCCGCCGCGGGTGTAGACATAACCGTCGCCACCCCGCCTTCACACAGGCCGCCTGAGGAGGAGGTGAAGAAGGCTCTGAAAGTTGCTGAGGAGACGGGGGCCAGCGTCATCTTGACAGACGACCCGCGAGAAGCGGTCAGAAACGCCGACTTCGTCTACACAGATGTTTTTGTCTCGATGGGCCAGGAGGCGGAGCGGAACAGGAAACTAGCCGACTTCCTTCCAACCTACCAGGTCAACGCCTCTTTGATGTCGCATGCGAAACCAACCGCCAAATTCATGCACTGCATGCCCATGCACCTTGGCGAAGAAGTCACACCCGAAGTAGCCTATGGCCCGCAATCCGTGATATATGACCAAGCCGAGAACAGGATGCACACCGAGGCATCGCTTCTCGCGTACCTTCTCCGAGGCATGGTTAAATAG
- a CDS encoding large subunit ribosomal protein L11 — translation MGEKTFRFLVEGGKVTAGPPLGPALGPLGLNVLAVAEEANRLTQEFNGMRVPIEVVVDTDTKKFEIRVGTPSTSALLASAAGVQKGSGTAGRDYVGDLKFTEIVKIAEKKLQDMRSKTLKAAVKEVLGSCVSMGIKVDGKDPKEVVKLVEQGKYDNLLGEQN, via the coding sequence ATGGGTGAAAAAACCTTCCGCTTCCTCGTAGAAGGCGGCAAAGTCACGGCAGGCCCACCGCTGGGACCAGCCCTAGGGCCTCTTGGGTTGAATGTGTTGGCCGTGGCCGAGGAGGCTAACAGGCTTACACAGGAGTTTAACGGTATGCGGGTCCCTATCGAGGTGGTGGTCGACACAGACACTAAGAAGTTCGAGATAAGGGTTGGGACGCCTAGCACCTCGGCGCTTCTGGCCAGCGCGGCGGGTGTGCAGAAGGGAAGCGGGACCGCTGGACGTGATTATGTGGGCGACCTCAAGTTCACCGAAATCGTGAAGATTGCTGAGAAGAAGCTTCAAGACATGAGGTCTAAGACGCTCAAAGCCGCTGTCAAAGAAGTACTCGGTTCATGCGTCAGCATGGGTATAAAAGTTGACGGCAAGGACCCCAAGGAAGTTGTCAAGCTTGTCGAACAGGGAAAATACGACAATCTACTGGGTGAACAGAATTGA
- a CDS encoding large subunit ribosomal protein L1, with amino-acid sequence MRSELAKTVEALKKAKQNRKNTKFKQSVELVINVTGVDLTKPQNRFSEVIELPNDLGRKRRKILVIASGNLALEASKTPGVARVIQKEELEALVGRKKEAKKIAAEYDFVLVEPALVGLAARVLGAALGARGKTPIPIPPGSDIQKLVKRYENSVVATLRKSPQVACLVGVEEDPDEKIAENVETVLNRVVEKLEKKRRNIASVYVKTTMGKPVKVEF; translated from the coding sequence ATGCGCTCCGAGTTAGCGAAGACGGTTGAAGCATTGAAAAAGGCTAAGCAAAACAGAAAGAACACGAAGTTTAAGCAATCGGTCGAGCTTGTGATAAACGTCACTGGAGTAGACCTTACCAAGCCCCAGAACAGGTTTTCAGAAGTGATTGAGCTCCCCAACGACCTTGGTAGAAAAAGGAGAAAAATCCTGGTCATCGCTTCGGGAAACCTTGCTCTCGAAGCCTCTAAGACGCCGGGTGTGGCCCGGGTTATCCAGAAAGAAGAGCTGGAGGCACTTGTGGGCAGAAAGAAAGAAGCGAAAAAGATTGCGGCCGAGTATGATTTCGTTCTGGTGGAGCCCGCTCTTGTGGGGTTGGCTGCGAGAGTCCTCGGAGCAGCTCTCGGCGCAAGGGGAAAGACACCTATACCCATTCCACCCGGCAGCGATATTCAGAAGCTTGTGAAAAGATATGAAAACAGTGTCGTAGCTACTTTGAGGAAATCACCGCAGGTAGCTTGCCTCGTCGGGGTGGAGGAAGACCCCGATGAAAAAATAGCCGAAAACGTGGAAACAGTGTTGAACAGAGTGGTTGAGAAGCTTGAGAAGAAGCGGCGAAACATCGCCAGCGTCTATGTCAAGACCACGATGGGCAAGCCGGTGAAGGTGGAGTTTTGA
- a CDS encoding large subunit ribosomal protein L10, translating into MSTTVTRPSLVKKAKLVEEVAELIRKYPVVAIFDLRSTRANTIHEMRKKLRGVCEIRVLKRTLFVKACRLAGKPELEKLVENIKAPIGFIFSSVNSFQLAFTLEKNKVPMHAKAGEKADFDIWVPETNTGLPPGPILSDFGKLKIPTRIEGGQVWIAKDTLVAKKGEEISQLLASLLAKLDIKAVLRGVNLISAYEDGVILKAEELLIDPVKIGQEIASAASLALAFAVEISYITRETLPPLLIRAETHARALATEAGFYTKETLPIIFAKALAESSALARAAGVSE; encoded by the coding sequence ATGTCAACCACTGTTACTCGGCCCAGCTTAGTGAAGAAGGCAAAACTCGTTGAAGAGGTAGCTGAGCTTATCAGGAAATATCCTGTGGTCGCCATCTTTGACCTGAGAAGCACAAGAGCCAACACCATACATGAGATGAGGAAAAAGCTCCGCGGAGTATGCGAAATAAGGGTTCTCAAGAGGACCTTGTTCGTGAAAGCATGCAGGCTCGCGGGTAAGCCTGAGCTGGAGAAGCTCGTGGAAAACATCAAAGCTCCTATAGGCTTTATCTTCAGCAGCGTCAACAGTTTCCAGCTCGCGTTTACGCTGGAGAAGAACAAGGTCCCCATGCATGCCAAAGCCGGTGAGAAAGCCGACTTTGACATCTGGGTGCCTGAGACAAACACAGGTCTTCCGCCGGGCCCGATTCTCAGCGACTTCGGCAAACTCAAGATACCGACGAGAATAGAGGGTGGACAGGTTTGGATAGCGAAGGACACGCTTGTGGCTAAGAAGGGTGAGGAAATATCCCAGCTGCTTGCAAGCCTGTTGGCTAAGCTCGACATCAAAGCTGTTCTAAGAGGTGTTAACCTGATAAGCGCCTACGAGGACGGCGTCATTCTAAAGGCGGAGGAGCTTCTAATAGACCCTGTCAAGATTGGGCAGGAAATCGCTTCAGCTGCCTCGCTCGCACTCGCATTCGCGGTCGAAATATCATACATAACCAGGGAAACACTGCCGCCGCTGCTGATACGCGCCGAAACACACGCCAGAGCACTCGCAACAGAGGCCGGGTTCTACACAAAGGAGACGCTTCCCATAATCTTTGCCAAGGCCTTGGCAGAGTCGAGTGCTTTAGCGCGGGCCGCGGGTGTTTCTGAGTAG